Within the Fusarium keratoplasticum isolate Fu6.1 chromosome 1, whole genome shotgun sequence genome, the region GTGCGTGCTGCAGGGCATGTCTGAAGGCCGAGTTGAGTTTCTTTTACAAATGCTCAGTAGGCGCTGACGGCGCTCGCTTGTATCCATCGTGAACGGGCGACAGAGAGAGCCGTGTTACAACGGGGGCCCGGCGGGCAACGGGCGCTTGGAAGGTTCCATTCCAGCCAAGACTGATGAGATGGCGCATTGGCAGTCAAGGTGTCTGGACCCGCGAATAAGAGTCGCGACATTTGACGTTGGGGCCAGCTGCGAGTGCCGGCATGAGTTGTTGTCAAAGTGGAAATTGATGGGGCGGGAATGCCGTCGAAGAAAGCGAGCTCCGCCGGATGGACCATGATGGCTTtacaaggaagaagaggagggggaaaAAACCTTTCAACGTATCATTCGAGACTGGAGCTCTAAAGTAGAGGCCGGAGCTTGGAGCAACGGGGGATCCCGCcggacgatggcttcacggACGGGTGATGGTGGCATGGGGTGAAGCAGCCGGACTTTCAGTTCGGTGAACCGGCTTGGACGGGTCGGAAGATCTGAAACCGTCTGGGCGGCGGACGGCCCTCCGGGAACGGCAGACGGCGGGGCTTGGCACTGGACTGAACGCCGAAGGAGTGACGATCCAATGCAAGCTACGTAACTTGTGTACTGTACTGTATGTATACGGGCGGCTCGTACACTGGCCACTGCATCTCCATGTTGGAGTGAGTGACGTGAGAAATATTATACGAGACTATTGAGCCAGGAAAGACCCGGGAGGTGGTTGCGAAGAACGATGAGGCGCGTGTCAGCGACATCATGTGAATCTAATTGCGAGATGGTGTTGCGCCACGGCCGTTGAGTGGTGTGCTCCTGTTGCTCCTTGGGGGGTGGTATAATCTGGAGAAAGGACGACAACCTTTTTATCCAACAGCCATGAGGTTTATTACAGAATGGATAGAAGCCATTCCAGattgaggagattgatggACAAAAAAACAACGGGACACGGACATGCTCCAGAAAAAAACTGCCCTGGCATGTGAGAAGTTTTGATGGAATTGCCTCATATGGAGAACGGGGCATCGGCTGAGGACCCAGGTTGGGAAGCCCCACACGATGCCAGGCACCCTGACATGTACGTGCTTGCGTCTTGCATCTTGCGtgtctttttttgtttttctTGATAATGATAACGAATGTTTTTTTAAGAATTATGCTGTTGATTACTATTGTTTACTTGTTTGTCTCTTCTCGAACCGAGGGatgagaagaacaagagaaacaagaagaaagaagagtCAAGGGTCGACAACTTGCCCAGACCAGGCTTACGCTATCTAGCAACAACACCCATGGATGCAATGCATGTCATGCCACGAGTTGTGCTTTAgcgcacgcacgcacgcgcGTTTCTGGGCACGAGCGAGCCAGAGCCATGATTGCCATGAGCCGTGAACGTTCATCGGATatccaactccaactcgACAAGTCGGCTAGCAGGGGTTGGTAGACGTGGGATTCTCGAAAGGGAATTCTCGACATCCCGGAGCGCTTTTTGAAAGCAATCCCTGTCGAGGACCTGCTTGTTAAGGATTGGATAACTTTGGTTCAgaccatcccatccatggatccatccctccatccatcccatccactGCCATCCTCTCTTGCCGGTAAATTGCAATGTTGGTATCGCCATGCACGTCGTAGAAGGCATTTCGTACCTAGCCTGCCTCCTGTGGCCAAGCAGCATCCACTGTCTGTAAGCGACGTCGCCCACCATGGATTCCATTCATGGGCTGGGACGTGCCTGCCCACATTCACTCGTCCATATCGGTGCAGATACAGGGCACCCCCATctttcaccaccaccaccactgctACTATCACGCTGCTGCTACCTCTctcccatccacatccatccattcaccaccaccaccacgccAGGGTCCATATTGCTTGCCccatgcttgcttgcctctGCCTGTCTGCCCCATAACAGCATGGAGCAAGCAACTTGGCCCCAGCCCGGGGTGTGGGCTTGCTaggttgcttgcttgcagaagcaccagcaccagcaccagcaccagcatcCACCATTGTTCTGCAGCCCGCATCGTGCAGCCAGTGGCTTGAGGCAAGGTCAGACCTCGGGAAACGGGTTCACCAAAGACAATAAAATGCAACCATGTCAGACCATGCTCCGGCGCACCAGGGTCGTAAGATGGAGTAGCTACAAGCTAGGTGTCTTGTCTACAGTCTACGATTCGTCTACCGGCCCGATGCACCGTGCTCAACTCGACCTCTGGATTTGACTAATTATAAACCGCTCCCGATGGTTCAACAGACGCATCCAAGCAGAGCTAGCTGCCTACCTTGGTTAACAACCAATcttcagctcagctcagctcagtcTCTCTCATCTTCACAGGctggaccttgacgagaaggaaaaggcgAGGCCGAGAGCTAACCGACCCGCCATCTGACGAGATCTACAAGGAGACAAGCTGTGTGtgtgagaaggagaaggctcGTGCATCGCTCAGAGATCCAATATCAAAGAGATCCCGTCGTGATGATGCCTAGCTTAAAAACCGTCCATGCCCGCGCCTTGGTAGCCGCTGCTCCCGTTCTCTGCTCCGGGTCCGGAGCGTCGTCTTCTCTCAGtatggcttcatcttccgTTACCTGGGCTGCCTACCTGTGGCGCTTCATCGTGAGCATGCTGGCGCCCTCGACTGCCCTGCTCCCCTTTGGCGCCTGGGCCGCCTCCGTCTGGGGCTCACCCGTCCCCCCCGAGCTGTACCTCCAACCTCACCACCACTcggctcagcagcagcagccgatGCAGACGGCCCTGCCTTTTGGTGCCAGGACCGTCTCCGACTTCAACTGCTTCTCCCCGAACCTCCCCAATGTCACCATCTACGCCACGGGGGGAACCATCGCCGGCTCCGCGGGCTCTGCGCACCAGACGACGGGGTATCATTCCGGTGCCCTCGGCGTCCAAGCTCTCATCGACGCCGTGCCGCAACTGTGCAACGTCGCCAACGTGCGCGGTGTCCAGTTTTCCAATGCCGACAGCATTGACATGAATTCGaccatgttgatgatgttggccgAGCAAATTCAGGATGATCTCGACAGCCCCTATACCCAGGGCGTTGTTGTGACGCATGGCACCGACACTCTTGATGAGTCGGCCTTTTTCCTCGATCTCACCGTTCAGAGCGACAAGCCCGTTGTTATGACGGGCTCAATGAGGCCTGCCACTGCCATCAGCGCCGATGGACCCATGAATCTGCTCTCATCCGTGACGCTAGCTGCGACGGAGAGCGCCCGTAGTCGGGGAGTCATGATTGTCATCAACGACCGCATTGGATCCGCTCgcttcaccaccaaggtcaaCGCCAACCACCTCGACTCTTTTCAGTCCCCGGACAGCGGCCAGCTGGGCACCTTTGTCAATATTCAACCCGTCTTCTTTTACCCGCCCTCTCGTCCGCTTGGCCACCGCCATTTCGACCTTCAGCGCACCAATGGGCGCTGGCCCGGGCATCAACTCGCCCCTGATGCGGCATTGCCTCAGGTTGAGGTGCTGTACGGTTACCAGGAGCTCAGCGTCGGCATGTTCCAAGCGGccatcgaccttggcgctCGAGGAATCGTGCTCGCTGGACTCGGCGCCGGTTTTTGGACCTCAGCAGGCACCGAAGAGATCCGGAGAGTGGTCCGGGAGACGGACATTCCCGTTGTGGTCAGTCGGCGACCGGAAGGCGGTTTCGTTGGCCCATGCGAGGCAGGCATCGGCGCGGGTTTCCTGAACCCTCAAAAGGCGAGGATCCAACTTCAGCTGGCCCTCGAGACGGGCATGGACAATGATGCCATCCGAGCCCTGTTTGAGCATACAGGAGTGCATTAAAAGGGGGAGGCGAAGTGAAGCTCAAGCAAGCATCATGACTTTTTGCAtttcaacagcatcaacagcacATATTACCGACAGCACAAGTACACGACAGATGAGGGTAAACGACACCAGGGTGACAGTATCACCACATGCATGCATAAAAGAAAGGGATGGTATTTCAGGGCGCATGAATTTTTTGCTACTTTGGGGGAGCGAACCAAAACAAAAAGGGGTTGGCTATCTGCTTTCAACAAAAGATGATTTCTGCTGCGTTTTACCAGCCCGGGATGGGTTCAAGATGGTATGGATACAAAAAGGTATGGGTGGTATAGTGTCTTTTTTTACATTTGCAAAAGTTGGTGAGCtaaagagaaggagagtgTCATAGTAGAGTAATCGTAATACGTACGAGACCTATGATATGATATGAGCTAGAGGGAGGGTAATGAATAGTTAAGTTAATAGCATGACATTTCTTACAGCTCATTTACTTTGTCCATCTTGTGTAACCGTTGAATGACGTCTGGAATGCAGTCTGATTGTAGTTATTAAAGATGATATGATGTTGCTTTACAAACAAAGACCCTTGTTCAACGTCACCCGTCTTGGCTTTCGTCTCGCCGGTTTAAGCTCCTGCGGAAGAAGCAAAACCGACAAGCGAGGTGGTACAGTGCTACGTGGTGGTGGTACTACGTACATCAAGGTAAGGTATGGGTACTCTGGGCGCGGACCGCCAGGCGAAGAAGTCTAGAAGGGTTGAGCAGCTCCGCTATTATCGAATCAACTCGGGGCAAGGATCTCATGAATGATGAGAGCGCGGTGGAGAGGTGCGAGTGGTCCTTGACGTTGTCAGACCAGGGGGTGCAGAGCAGGGCCAGCACGGACATTGTTCTGAATTTGAGGCTGCGATAGCAGGTACAGAGCAGGGAACAGTGGCTGATGGACGGGGATGGATAAGAAACGGTGCCTTTTTCTAGGAGCCCTTGAGGTCCACCATAACGGTGACAGTTGTTCCGTCAGGGAAGTTGGATGTAACTCTGCCccaagatggagacggaTGTTGAGACGGTCCTTGCAACGTCCTTGACCATGATCTAATCTTGGAAACGATGGATTAGACTTTGAGCAAAGATTGGATGAGGAGCTGAGCCACCGCCATCACAGGCCAGCTCCACGCTCCACGCTCCACGTTCCGCGCGTACACGCACTCCATATTTCGCCTCCAGTCTATCCATCCCTTCCCCCTGCGGCTGACGGGACGACCTAATTTTCACCTACTCTGGGGTTTTCGGGGAGTCCGAGGGACCGTCATGAGAATTATCATGGCCTTTGCACACGATCATCACTCGGCCTAGGACGAGGCTACCGTTCGTTATCCATCactctcttttttctctaCTAGTGACGGCCCTTCCAGCCAGTCGGACATCGGGCGAAACGGCCCCGACCACGCCACGCCTCGCTCATCCCTTCCTCGTAGCGTAGCATAGCGGtacaaggcaaggcaaggcaaagaaaaATACGAAGATCGAGATCGGGCCACTCCAAGAAGCCGAAACCCTGGCCTGCCAGGTCCAGTCTTTCCCCCCTACAACGGCCATTAGGTCATGGTCACAATTCCAAGAGTCGGAGCACGGCACGCAAGTCACTCGTTCGTTTCAAGACGCGCATCCAACTGCTTCCTTTGCAGCTCGCACATGGCCTTCCTCCACGACTAGCCTCAGCCAGCTCGCTTGACTCCTTTTGacgccagccagccagccatcaTGTCCCCAGGCCGCTCCGACCCGGAGGCGCGCCCAGGGCCTGAGCCGCCGGGCAGGGACTCCAAGGTCCGTCGCCGCTTCGGCCGTAGCAGCAACGACGCCAGTCTCTCTGCGCCGCTGGCCCGTCGCGTCAAGGATGCCGCCGCGTCCCTCTACCAGAAGACCGTCGTCGAACCCATCTTACGCCGTAAGCACATCGTTGCTGCCACCGACGGGCGACATATCCCCCTGCAGCTCGAACACGACAAGCCTCTGATCGACACCCGCCGTGGCCTCTCGTACGTGTCCAACAGCATCCGGACGTCGCGATATACCGTTTGGGACTTCTTCCCCAAACAGCTCTTCTTTCAATTCTCCCGCGTCGGTAACTTTTACTTCCTATGCGTCGGTGTGCCGCAGATGGTGCGTATAAACTAGCTCGATGTGACGGAAATGGTGCCATTGCTAACCCCTGGATCTAGATCCCGGGTCTCTCGACCACCGGATCCTACACTACCATCCTACCACTGcttttctttgttctcttgACTATCTTCAAGGAAGGCTACGACGACTACCGACGATACCGCCTCGATCAATTGGAGAATGCTGGCTTTGCGACAGTTCTTGGGAGAGAAGATAAATATACGGGCAAGCTGAAGCCAATTACTCGATGGAGACGATGGAACCCCTTCTTGATCAATTCGACTGCCGAACCTCACCCCGCCCCTGACGAAGAGTTCAACGGACTACGATGGGTTCCCGTAAGATGGAGCGAGATCAAGGTTGGAGATATTGTCAGGCTGTGTCGTGACGAACCTATCCCTGCCGACATAGTCCTGTTGCACAGCGATGGAGAGAACAAGCTCGCATATATCGAAACCATggccctcgacggcgagacGAACCTCAAGAGCAAGCAGGTCGCACACGCTTTGGAGAGTTGTGACACTCTCGAGGGAATATCCAAATGCGACGCCGAGTTCGTTGTCGAGGACCCGAACCCTGATCTGTACAACTTTGATGGTCGCGTGACTGTCAACGGCAAGACGGTCCCATTGACTTCGAGCGAGGTCATCTACCGAGGCAGCGTCATGCGAAACACCAATGCTGCCATTGGCCTGGTCATCAACACGGGAGAGGACTGCAAGATCCGCATGAACGCCAACAAGCACCcgaaggccaagaagcccgcccTTGAGCgtatcaacaacaagatTGTCGTCACCCTCGCCTTCTACGTTGTTGTGCTCTCCGTCGGCGTGTCAGGGGGATACCTTAGATGGCAGAAGAGCACCGAGAGGCACTCGTGGTATCTGGAGCACGCCAAGGTGCCATTCTACCAGATCATCAttgccttcatcatcatgttcaACAACGTCGTCCCTCTGGCCCTTTACATCAGTCTGGAAATTGTCAAGATTGGGCAGCTCCTGATGCTCAATTCAGATATTGAGATGTATGATGAGGAGACAGACACCCCTGCGCGCTGCAATACCAACACTATTCTCGAGAATCTTGGACAGGTCGGCTATGTCTTTTCAGACAAGACGGGAACTTTGACAGACAACGTTATGAAGTTCCGCAAGATCAGTGTTGCGGGAACCGTCTGGTTGCATGAGATGGATCTTGAGCCCAAGGTCGATGAGATTGAAGCAGCCAAGTTGGGCGACGAAGAGTCATCCGCCAGCGAACCATCTGTCTATAAAACTGAACCTGTTACAGTTGTTATTAGggaggagctgcaggagCCGACTTCGCCGTTGCCGCTCgcatctccatctcgcccgTCCATGTCACCTCGACCATCTATGTCACGCCGCCCCTCGATGGCCCCCTCGAGGCCTTCAATGGCGCCTTCTAGGATGTCGTTTGGCAGTCGCAGATCATCATCTCAGTGGCGCTCAACTGGACGCCCGGATCATGTCCAGCCCGATGTGACGACAAATGACCTGATTGAGTACATCCGTCTTCGACCCAACTCGGGCTTCGCCAGAAAAGCAAAGCAGTATATCTTGGCGGTAGCACTATGCCACACTTGTCTGCCAGAACACAAGGAGAATGGGGAATTGGAATTCCAGGCTGCGTCTCCAGATGAGCTCGCCCTTGTGAGGGCGGCTCAAGAACTTGGCTATCTTGTCATCAACCGCACGACTCAGACGATCACGTTGCATATCACTCACCCTGATggacaagaggaggagctcaaaTACGAGGTCTTGGATGTTATCGAATTCACCAGCGCACGAAAGAAGATGTCCATCATCGTTCGTTTCCCTGATGGACGTATCTCGGTCATCTGCAAGGGTGCCGACTCGGCTATTCTTCCCCGGCTTAAGATGTCGCAGCTCGCTAAGCAAAAGGCAAATGAGGTGCGCAAGAGTGCTGATCTGGAACGCGAGATGTACCGACGAAGCGAGCAGCAGGAGCCGCGGAACAGTTTCGGCGGCAGACCCAGTCTTACAGTTCGCCGGAACCCGGGCATCTCTAGGGATAGGAGCACCAGCAGACGGCCCAAGACGGACAGAAGCAAGTCCTTTGAGTTCAGCAGACTTGCTCGTCGCTCTGAGGATAAGCCTCGTCTGTCTATCGCGACCCGCGGGGTGTCGATCGACGCACCCAGGGGTCAGTACTTGAATACTCCAGTTCACTACCAGCAGCCCTTGCCCGATCACCTGGCGTTCTTGGACGATCCAATCATTCTTGATGACTCGGAGACTTTCACAAAGTGCTTCAAGCATCTGGATGACTTTGCAACGGAGGGACTGCGCACTCTACTCTTTGCGCAAAAGTTCATCTCGGAGCAGGATTACAAGACATGGAAGAAGGTCTGGGACGAAGCCTCGACTAGTCTCAACAACCGTAAGGAGCGCATTGAGGAAGCCGGTGACATGATTGAACAGGCCTTTGATCTGGTTGGCGCAACTGCCATCGAGGACAAGCTGCAGAAGGGAGTCCCTGAAACCATCGACAGGCTGCGCAGggccaacatcaagatcTGGATGCTGACGGGCGATAAGCGGGAGACGGCTATCAACATTGCGCACTCTGCTCGAATCTGCAAGCCGGGCTCTGATCTGTATATCCTCGATGTCAGCAAGGGTGGCTTGGATTCACAGTTGGTTGCCTTGTCCGAGGATCTCCAGGCTGGTTCGATTCACAGCGTGGTTGTTATCGACGGCCAGACGCTGGCAGCCGTGGAGAAATCACCCGAGTTGTCTGTTCAGTTCTTCAAGGTCATGCTGCAAGTCGATTCGGTCATCTGCTGTCGAGCATCACCGGCCCAAAAGGCGCTCCTCGTCCGAACCGTCCGGTCCCGTCTCAAGTCGTTCCGAGGAAAGAAGAGGCGAGGACTCACTCTGGCAATCGGCGACGGCGCAAACGACTTGGCCATGATATCGGCAAGCCATGTCGGCATTGGTATTTCGGGCAAGGAAGGTCTCCAGGCTGCTCGTGTGGCAGACTACGCCATTGCTCAGTTCCGGTTCCTGCAGCGGCTGTTGCTTGTCCACGGGCGATGGAACTATGTTCGCACCGCCAAGTTCATTCTTTATACGTTCTGGAAGGAAATGTTTTTCTATCTGCCAACGGCTCAGTATCAGAGATACACTGGCTACAGCGGTACTTCTCTGTACGAGGCCACAAGTTTGACTGTCTTCAACACTCTATTCACTAGTCTTGCCGTTATCTGTATGGGAATCTGGGAGCAGGACCTCAGCGCCGAGACGCTCCTGGCTGTCCCCGAACTCTATGTCTTCGGGCAGCGCAACATGGGTCTGAACATTTGGAAGTTTGCCCGGTGGATGCTTCTCGGAGCCGTCGAGGGAGTCATTGCTTGGTACGGTGTTTGGACAGGCTATGGATGGATCTCACCGTCTGCGCGAGACCAGGGGCTGTATGCTCTGGGCACGCTCACCTTCTCGGTCGGGGTCCTCTGGATCAACTGGAAGCTCTTGTAAGCAAAGCAGCCTTTGAGACTAACATTCGGAACATTGACTAACTGTCACAGTATCTTTGAGACCCATTACAAGTCAGCAATCGTCATGGTAAGCTTCTTTATCACTACGATTGGCTGGTTTGCTTGGCTGGCCTTCCTTGACGGGGTTTATGCGCCCTCGCCTTCTGGTCCATATGCCATACGCAACAGCTTCACTCATCTTTTTGGCGACGACGCCGTGTGGTGGTCAACTCTGTTCATCGTTCTCGGACTCATCGGGCTCATGGAGATTGTCATGAAGTGCTCTAAgcggcttcttct harbors:
- a CDS encoding Asparaginase, with protein sequence MMPSLKTVHARALVAAAPVLCSGSGASSSLSMASSSVTWAAYLWRFIVSMLAPSTALLPFGAWAASVWGSPVPPELYLQPHHHSAQQQQPMQTALPFGARTVSDFNCFSPNLPNVTIYATGGTIAGSAGSAHQTTGYHSGALGVQALIDAVPQLCNVANVRGVQFSNADSIDMNSTMLMMLAEQIQDDLDSPYTQGVVVTHGTDTLDESAFFLDLTVQSDKPVVMTGSMRPATAISADGPMNLLSSVTLAATESARSRGVMIVINDRIGSARFTTKVNANHLDSFQSPDSGQLGTFVNIQPVFFYPPSRPLGHRHFDLQRTNGRWPGHQLAPDAALPQVEVLYGYQELSVGMFQAAIDLGARGIVLAGLGAGFWTSAGTEEIRRVVRETDIPVVVSRRPEGGFVGPCEAGIGAGFLNPQKARIQLQLALETGMDNDAIRALFEHTGVH
- a CDS encoding Phospholipid-transporting ATPase — translated: MSPGRSDPEARPGPEPPGRDSKVRRRFGRSSNDASLSAPLARRVKDAAASLYQKTVVEPILRRKHIVAATDGRHIPLQLEHDKPLIDTRRGLSYVSNSIRTSRYTVWDFFPKQLFFQFSRVGNFYFLCVGVPQMIPGLSTTGSYTTILPLLFFVLLTIFKEGYDDYRRYRLDQLENAGFATVLGREDKYTGKLKPITRWRRWNPFLINSTAEPHPAPDEEFNGLRWVPVRWSEIKVGDIVRLCRDEPIPADIVLLHSDGENKLAYIETMALDGETNLKSKQVAHALESCDTLEGISKCDAEFVVEDPNPDLYNFDGRVTVNGKTVPLTSSEVIYRGSVMRNTNAAIGLVINTGEDCKIRMNANKHPKAKKPALERINNKIVVTLAFYVVVLSVGVSGGYLRWQKSTERHSWYLEHAKVPFYQIIIAFIIMFNNVVPLALYISLEIVKIGQLLMLNSDIEMYDEETDTPARCNTNTILENLGQVGYVFSDKTGTLTDNVMKFRKISVAGTVWLHEMDLEPKVDEIEAAKLGDEESSASEPSVYKTEPVTVVIREELQEPTSPLPLASPSRPSMSPRPSMSRRPSMAPSRPSMAPSRMSFGSRRSSSQWRSTGRPDHVQPDVTTNDLIEYIRLRPNSGFARKAKQYILAVALCHTCLPEHKENGELEFQAASPDELALVRAAQELGYLVINRTTQTITLHITHPDGQEEELKYEVLDVIEFTSARKKMSIIVRFPDGRISVICKGADSAILPRLKMSQLAKQKANEVRKSADLEREMYRRSEQQEPRNSFGGRPSLTVRRNPGISRDRSTSRRPKTDRSKSFEFSRLARRSEDKPRLSIATRGVSIDAPRGQYLNTPVHYQQPLPDHLAFLDDPIILDDSETFTKCFKHLDDFATEGLRTLLFAQKFISEQDYKTWKKVWDEASTSLNNRKERIEEAGDMIEQAFDLVGATAIEDKLQKGVPETIDRLRRANIKIWMLTGDKRETAINIAHSARICKPGSDLYILDVSKGGLDSQLVALSEDLQAGSIHSVVVIDGQTLAAVEKSPELSVQFFKVMLQVDSVICCRASPAQKALLVRTVRSRLKSFRGKKRRGLTLAIGDGANDLAMISASHVGIGISGKEGLQAARVADYAIAQFRFLQRLLLVHGRWNYVRTAKFILYTFWKEMFFYLPTAQYQRYTGYSGTSLYEATSLTVFNTLFTSLAVICMGIWEQDLSAETLLAVPELYVFGQRNMGLNIWKFARWMLLGAVEGVIAWYGVWTGYGWISPSARDQGLYALGTLTFSVGVLWINWKLFIFETHYKSAIVMVSFFITTIGWFAWLAFLDGVYAPSPSGPYAIRNSFTHLFGDDAVWWSTLFIVLGLIGLMEIVMKCSKRLLLIGGLWQWPPWGQSRRGDNIEEWDVELWQELEQDPAMRQRLQRLSRDEPVDEDEPDLDDIIIEEERGR